The following coding sequences lie in one Saimiri boliviensis isolate mSaiBol1 chromosome 6, mSaiBol1.pri, whole genome shotgun sequence genomic window:
- the LOC101041463 gene encoding olfactory receptor 4A8-like: MRQKNNITEFVLLGFSQDPNVQKALFVIFLLTYIVTMVGNLLIVVTIIASPSLGSPMYFFLACLSCIDAVYSTTISPILIVDLLCDKKTVSFRACMGQLFVDLFCRLLYLFGGTEVFLLVEMAYDRYVAICKPLHYLTIMNRQVCILLSVLAMTGGFVHSVFQIVVVYSLPFCGPNVIDHFFCDMYPLLELACTDTYFIGLAVVFNGGAMGMIIFTLLLISYGVILNSLKTYNQEGRHKALSTCSSHITVVILFFVPCIFIYVRPVSNFPIDKFMTVFYTVITPMLNPFIYTLRNSEMRNAIEKLLCKS; this comes from the coding sequence ATGAGACAGAAGAACAATATTACAGAATTTGTCCTCCTGGGCTTTTCTCAGGATCCTAATGTGCAAAAAGcattatttgtcatatttttactCACATACATTGTGACAATGGTGGGGAACCTGCTCATTGTGGTGACTATTATTGCCAGCCCTTCCTTGGGCTCCCCAATGTACTTCTTCCTTGCCTGCCTGTCATGTATAGATGCTGTGTATTCCACCACCATTTCTCCCATATTGATTGTAGACTTACTCTGTGATAAAAAGACTGTTTCCTTCAGAGCTTGCATGGGCCAGCTTTTTGTAGACTTATTTTGTAGACTTTTGTACTTATTTGGTGGTACTGAGGTCTTCCTTCTGGTGGAGATGGCCTATGATCGCTATGTGGCCATCTGTAAGCCGCTGCACTATTTGACCATCATGAATCGACAGGTTTGCATCCTTCTGTCGGTGTTGGCCATGACTGGAGGTTTTGTGCATTCTGTGTTTCAAATTGTTGTTGTGTACAGTCTCCCTTTCTGTGGCCCCAATGTTATTGACCACTTTTTCTGTGACATGTACCCGTTATTGGAACTGGCATGCACTGACACCTACTTTATAGGCCTTGCTGTGGTTTTCAATGGTGGAGCAATGGGTATGATCATCTTCACTCTTCTACTAATCTCCTATGGAGTCATCCTAAATTCCCTTAAAACGTACAATCAGGAAGGGAGGCATAAAGCCCTGTCTACCTGCAGCTCCCACATCACAGTGGTTATCCTGTTTTTCGTTCCctgtattttcatatatgttaGACCTGTTTCAAACTTTCCTATTGATAAATTCATGACTGTCTTTTATACAGTTATCACACCCATGTTGAATCCTTTTATATACACACTGAGAAATTCAGAGATGAGAAATGCTATAGAAAAACTCTTGTGTAAAAGTTAA